A genome region from Christensenella minuta includes the following:
- a CDS encoding aldehyde dehydrogenase family protein — protein MKMIIGGRKVDASDGKILPVQNPANGEQLDSVPSATEKDILGAIKNARNGKRKWAETPVYERADIFMRFAESMRKNKKELAELLTKETGKTLEFALSEIDTVQRIFIGYAEKMKHEYGKVLPESAQPGVENDIAIVRREPLGVVICITPYNFPLELMAQKVAPALMAGNVVIVKPASDTPLTTIKTIELLLEAGVYPEAAQVVTGRGSTIGKLFSESMDVNVISLTGSTDVGVEIARKASETLKRVFLELGGNDAMVVLEDADIDAAVEAAAYGRISISGQICCGTKRMVVHKSVEQLFIDKLVARLKKVKMGDPLNPQIDMGPLVSESAAKEVEQQVNTMVEQGAQCVLGGVRKGAYYEPTILTNVTKNMSIAKDMEVFGPVFPVIAFDTEAEAAEIVNQSKYGLMSAVMTKDISRGLKLAKQIEAGGVVINGSTLYRTADQPFGGYKMSGIGREGISYTLEEMSQEKTIVLKDVLK, from the coding sequence ATGAAAATGATTATTGGCGGCCGGAAGGTCGATGCAAGCGACGGCAAAATCCTACCGGTACAAAACCCTGCCAATGGTGAACAACTGGACAGCGTACCCAGTGCAACGGAAAAAGATATCTTAGGGGCAATCAAAAACGCCCGTAACGGAAAAAGAAAATGGGCGGAAACGCCTGTGTATGAACGCGCGGATATCTTTATGCGCTTTGCGGAATCCATGCGGAAAAACAAGAAAGAGCTGGCCGAACTGCTGACAAAAGAAACAGGAAAGACACTGGAGTTTGCACTTTCGGAAATTGATACAGTTCAAAGGATATTTATCGGATATGCGGAAAAGATGAAGCATGAATATGGAAAGGTGCTTCCGGAATCGGCTCAGCCAGGAGTGGAAAATGATATAGCGATTGTCAGACGCGAGCCCCTTGGGGTAGTTATCTGCATTACACCTTACAATTTTCCCCTGGAGCTGATGGCGCAGAAAGTTGCACCTGCGCTGATGGCAGGCAATGTCGTCATAGTCAAACCCGCTTCCGATACGCCGCTTACCACCATAAAAACCATTGAACTATTGCTCGAAGCGGGCGTTTATCCGGAGGCCGCTCAAGTAGTAACCGGACGCGGATCAACCATTGGAAAGCTGTTTTCGGAGAGCATGGACGTGAACGTCATAAGCCTTACTGGCAGCACGGATGTTGGCGTTGAAATAGCGAGAAAAGCGTCGGAAACGCTAAAGCGGGTGTTCCTTGAGCTTGGCGGGAACGATGCCATGGTGGTGCTGGAGGACGCTGATATTGATGCCGCTGTGGAAGCTGCGGCTTACGGCCGGATTTCAATCTCGGGGCAAATATGCTGTGGGACAAAGAGGATGGTCGTTCACAAAAGCGTGGAGCAGCTATTTATAGATAAATTAGTTGCGCGTTTAAAAAAGGTGAAAATGGGGGATCCGCTGAATCCGCAGATCGATATGGGACCGTTGGTCAGCGAAAGCGCGGCAAAAGAAGTAGAACAGCAGGTCAACACTATGGTAGAGCAGGGAGCGCAATGCGTATTGGGCGGCGTACGCAAGGGTGCGTATTATGAACCCACGATCCTGACCAATGTTACCAAGAATATGAGCATAGCAAAGGATATGGAAGTGTTTGGACCGGTTTTTCCGGTTATAGCATTCGATACGGAGGCGGAAGCGGCAGAAATTGTCAACCAGTCTAAGTACGGGCTGATGAGTGCAGTCATGACAAAAGATATCTCCCGGGGATTGAAACTGGCGAAACAGATCGAAGCCGGCGGTGTCGTAATCAATGGGTCTACTCTTTACAGGACTGCGGATCAGCCATTCGGTGGATATAAAATGAGTGGAATCGGAAGAGAAGGCATCTCTTATACGCTGGAAGAAATGTCTCAGGAAAAGACAATCGTTTTAAAAGACGTCCTCAAGTGA
- a CDS encoding D-psicose 3-epimerase — protein sequence MNKVGAHYGFWETEWSGGADHFIKSAKRAAALGFDALELAGFAFYDMGRQEMDQLRAASEEIGIELSYSVSLPLEYDISSSDNSVRKNGIAYVKALLENVGYMGGKLFSGITYGAWHGQIEDTKEAHWDRAVQSVREIVKLAEDYGITYGFEMVNRFENFLINDHREAIRFAQEVGSLNGKVLLDTFHMNIEEDDMARAILETGAWLGHFHVGENNRRPPGMGNAINWDNVFKALHTIGYDGWIVMEPYVMPGGQVGKDIGIFREILPDLNLDSEAKAALGFVRKEMNKFAAAKQDGK from the coding sequence ATGAATAAAGTCGGGGCACATTATGGTTTCTGGGAAACAGAATGGTCGGGCGGTGCAGACCACTTTATCAAAAGTGCGAAGCGCGCGGCTGCACTTGGTTTTGACGCGCTTGAGCTTGCCGGGTTTGCGTTCTATGATATGGGCCGGCAGGAAATGGACCAACTGAGGGCAGCAAGCGAGGAGATAGGGATCGAATTGTCTTATTCCGTATCGCTGCCCTTAGAGTATGATATATCGTCATCTGACAATTCGGTAAGGAAAAATGGGATAGCGTATGTAAAAGCCCTGCTGGAAAACGTGGGCTATATGGGAGGGAAGCTATTCAGTGGCATTACCTACGGTGCGTGGCACGGGCAGATAGAAGATACGAAAGAAGCGCACTGGGACCGCGCTGTTCAAAGCGTGAGAGAAATAGTAAAGCTGGCGGAGGATTACGGAATTACCTATGGTTTTGAAATGGTAAACCGATTTGAAAATTTCCTTATCAATGACCACAGGGAAGCGATTCGTTTTGCCCAAGAGGTCGGGAGCCTCAACGGTAAAGTCTTGCTGGATACCTTTCATATGAACATTGAGGAAGACGACATGGCGCGGGCGATATTAGAAACGGGCGCCTGGCTGGGACATTTCCATGTCGGGGAAAATAACCGCCGTCCGCCTGGCATGGGGAATGCCATTAATTGGGATAACGTATTTAAAGCCTTGCATACAATCGGGTATGACGGCTGGATCGTTATGGAGCCTTACGTAATGCCGGGGGGACAGGTCGGTAAAGATATCGGCATTTTTCGCGAGATCCTTCCGGATTTGAACTTGGACTCCGAAGCAAAAGCGGCGCTTGGTTTTGTGCGAAAAGAAATGAATAAGTTTGCCGCAGCGAAACAGGATGGCAAATGA
- a CDS encoding VOC family protein, whose translation MLTNTELTELNKQRKIHQIAFLVYDAEETMQKWVDLLDIGPWLVLVMSDETCTDVIENGQASDRKFKFICAATMVGETQIELIQPCYGVEVYENWMKKHGEGLHHIKEYIPNEKLDAAVKNYEEKGMPLIRGGHYLEDIHLYIDSMDKLGFQLEIGNCADISLTEDMYYIFPRER comes from the coding sequence ATGCTGACTAATACGGAACTTACAGAACTGAATAAGCAGAGGAAAATACATCAAATCGCCTTTCTTGTATACGATGCGGAAGAGACTATGCAAAAATGGGTCGATCTGTTGGATATCGGCCCGTGGCTGGTACTTGTTATGAGCGACGAGACCTGTACGGATGTCATAGAAAACGGACAGGCATCGGATAGAAAATTCAAATTTATTTGCGCCGCCACTATGGTAGGGGAAACGCAGATCGAGCTGATTCAGCCCTGCTATGGGGTAGAAGTTTACGAAAATTGGATGAAAAAGCACGGCGAAGGCCTGCATCATATTAAGGAATATATCCCAAATGAAAAGTTGGATGCAGCGGTAAAGAATTATGAAGAGAAGGGAATGCCGCTAATTCGAGGAGGGCATTATCTGGAAGATATCCATTTATATATTGACTCCATGGATAAGCTGGGTTTTCAGCTCGAGATAGGAAACTGTGCAGATATATCCCTGACGGAAGATATGTATTATATCTTTCCGCGGGAGCGATAG
- a CDS encoding electron transfer flavoprotein subunit beta/FixA family protein, with product MKIIVCIKQVPDTNEVEIDPQTNTLIRTGIPVIINPDDKSAVEAALELREKIAGSTVTVVCMGPPQAEMALREALSMGCDEAVLVSGRKFGGSDTLATSTILSATLKKIGYDLILTGRQAIDGDTAQVGPQIAEHLGIPQVSYVEEITPEKDSIIVMRQYEDRYHKIRVKLPCLLTAIQDLARPRYMTVKGVSSAETREIRRMDYDDLSDILDAAAVGLKGSPTQVVRTYTKEPKAQGAILKGLTPDEAVDAIMARLHEEHLI from the coding sequence ATGAAAATAATAGTTTGCATCAAACAAGTGCCAGATACCAATGAAGTTGAGATAGATCCGCAGACCAATACGCTGATTAGGACCGGTATTCCCGTAATTATAAATCCTGACGACAAAAGCGCGGTCGAAGCGGCGCTCGAACTCCGGGAAAAGATTGCCGGAAGCACGGTAACAGTAGTTTGCATGGGACCACCGCAGGCTGAAATGGCCCTGCGGGAAGCGCTCAGCATGGGGTGCGACGAAGCGGTGCTGGTAAGCGGAAGAAAATTTGGAGGATCGGACACGCTTGCAACCTCTACAATCCTTTCGGCAACGCTTAAAAAAATAGGGTATGACCTCATTCTAACAGGAAGACAGGCTATCGACGGTGATACTGCGCAAGTAGGACCGCAGATAGCCGAACATCTTGGCATACCTCAAGTAAGCTATGTTGAAGAGATCACGCCTGAAAAAGATTCCATAATCGTAATGCGCCAATATGAGGACCGATATCATAAGATACGCGTTAAACTGCCCTGCCTGCTTACTGCGATACAAGATTTGGCGAGACCGCGATATATGACGGTAAAAGGCGTGTCCAGTGCAGAAACCAGGGAAATCAGGAGGATGGATTATGATGATCTTTCGGACATTCTCGATGCGGCGGCGGTAGGGCTCAAGGGCTCTCCGACACAGGTGGTGAGAACTTATACAAAAGAACCAAAGGCGCAGGGAGCCATATTAAAAGGGCTTACACCCGATGAGGCCGTGGACGCAATCATGGCGCGGCTGCACGAAGAACACTTGATATAG
- a CDS encoding DUF4432 family protein: MAKLYGKEMRKEEILSYVGNLSQLIDARECVLSSGKAEGVRAIDVKTGSGLNFCVLPSRGLDIAWADFQGKALSFLSRSGVVKPECLGYDGHQSDRSFMGGLLTTCGLTNVGPAPEGVGYHGRISNIPAYDVGISRYWEGDEYMVVITGKIRESCAMAEDLELHRTITTSLGRKSFQIEDIVSNEGCRPQVLMLLLHINFGYPIICENTELFLSASTKVKPLDEVSGKELEHYRTMQRPELNKEYNVFLHETEPGRKAYACLFNHKIQLGAYVKYHTEDFEKFMQWKMMRAGEYVCALEPCNSYSLGRKTLLESKKAKYIEPGEKISFRYQIGVVESLLEMSALEK; the protein is encoded by the coding sequence ATGGCGAAATTATATGGGAAGGAAATGCGGAAGGAAGAAATACTGTCCTACGTGGGAAATTTGTCGCAATTGATCGATGCCCGGGAATGCGTGTTGTCTTCAGGAAAAGCGGAAGGCGTGAGGGCCATTGATGTGAAAACAGGAAGCGGATTGAATTTTTGCGTATTGCCTTCCCGCGGGCTGGACATCGCATGGGCAGACTTCCAGGGAAAAGCGCTGAGTTTTCTGTCTCGTTCCGGAGTGGTAAAACCGGAATGCCTGGGATATGACGGGCATCAGTCCGACAGGAGTTTTATGGGAGGCCTGCTTACTACCTGCGGACTTACCAATGTAGGCCCTGCACCCGAGGGAGTGGGATACCATGGCAGAATCAGCAATATACCCGCTTATGACGTAGGAATAAGCAGATACTGGGAAGGCGACGAGTATATGGTCGTGATCACAGGAAAGATCAGGGAGTCCTGTGCAATGGCAGAAGATCTGGAATTGCACAGGACGATTACAACCAGTTTGGGACGCAAAAGCTTCCAGATTGAAGATATTGTTTCTAATGAAGGTTGCCGTCCACAGGTGTTGATGCTGCTTTTGCATATTAATTTCGGATATCCGATCATATGTGAAAATACGGAATTGTTCTTATCAGCGTCAACCAAGGTTAAGCCATTGGATGAGGTTTCTGGAAAAGAATTGGAGCATTATCGCACCATGCAGAGGCCTGAGTTAAACAAGGAATACAACGTTTTCCTGCATGAGACAGAACCCGGAAGGAAAGCGTATGCGTGCCTTTTTAACCATAAGATACAGTTGGGAGCGTATGTCAAATACCATACAGAAGATTTTGAAAAATTTATGCAATGGAAAATGATGCGGGCGGGCGAATACGTATGCGCGCTGGAACCGTGCAATTCCTATTCCCTCGGTCGGAAAACGCTGCTGGAAAGCAAGAAAGCCAAATATATTGAGCCTGGGGAAAAGATAAGCTTCCGGTATCAAATTGGCGTAGTGGAATCCCTACTGGAAATGAGCGCTCTAGAAAAGTAA
- a CDS encoding nitroreductase family protein — protein sequence MEYVKCVIERRSIRKFKSKPISENILENIIKVASYAPSWKNSQTTRYITVSDQKLKKEIAENYVLGFEYNRKTILNAPMLVIITTISPRSGFERDGSPSTSKKTHWESFDAGIATQTFCLAAYDAGLGTVIMGIFDEDKVIKAVGVPEGQKVSAMVALGYADEEPAMPKRKSVGELLILRK from the coding sequence ATGGAATATGTAAAATGCGTTATAGAGCGACGCAGCATTCGCAAATTCAAATCGAAACCCATCAGCGAAAATATACTTGAGAATATTATTAAAGTAGCGTCTTATGCTCCCAGCTGGAAGAATTCCCAGACGACACGTTATATCACCGTTTCAGACCAAAAACTGAAAAAGGAGATTGCGGAGAATTATGTGCTTGGCTTTGAATATAATAGAAAGACTATATTGAATGCTCCGATGCTGGTAATTATTACTACAATTTCACCACGCTCGGGCTTCGAGAGAGACGGCTCACCTTCCACGAGCAAAAAAACCCATTGGGAGAGCTTCGATGCGGGAATTGCAACCCAGACGTTTTGCCTCGCTGCGTATGATGCGGGGCTGGGCACGGTAATTATGGGAATATTTGATGAGGATAAAGTAATCAAGGCTGTAGGAGTGCCCGAAGGACAGAAGGTCTCTGCAATGGTTGCGCTCGGATATGCGGACGAAGAGCCAGCGATGCCCAAACGCAAAAGTGTAGGCGAATTGCTTATCCTCAGGAAATGA
- a CDS encoding transketolase has protein sequence MENEVIRETEKFAVEIRMQIIRQLSKLGFGHAGGCLSVADVIASLYGGIMDVDPKDPQKKERDRLVVSKGHAGPALYAALALKGFFPMEWLDTLNRGGTRLPSHCDGNKTPGIDCTTGSLGQGLSLAAGMAYGLKLDSLSNTVYAILGDGECQEGQIWEAALAAPKFGLDNLICFVDYNKIQLDGAVEEVMPLESLFMKFRSFGWHTQQVNGNDPASIFAAVELAKKEAGRPSAILLDTVKGYGCSEIAALGCLSHHMDMPEDLARRCMAELEEQMKQYE, from the coding sequence ATGGAAAATGAGGTAATAAGGGAAACGGAAAAATTTGCGGTAGAAATCCGCATGCAGATAATCCGCCAACTGTCAAAGCTGGGCTTTGGGCACGCGGGCGGCTGCCTTTCTGTGGCGGATGTGATCGCTTCCCTTTACGGGGGAATCATGGATGTGGACCCTAAGGATCCGCAGAAAAAGGAGCGGGACAGGCTGGTGGTCTCCAAGGGGCATGCGGGCCCGGCGCTTTACGCAGCGCTGGCCCTTAAGGGCTTTTTTCCGATGGAATGGCTGGATACGCTCAACCGGGGCGGGACGCGCCTCCCGAGCCACTGCGATGGGAATAAGACGCCGGGGATCGACTGCACGACAGGGTCGCTCGGCCAGGGCCTATCCCTTGCGGCGGGTATGGCGTACGGGCTTAAGCTCGACAGCCTGTCAAATACGGTCTATGCAATCCTGGGGGACGGGGAATGCCAGGAAGGGCAAATTTGGGAGGCTGCGCTTGCCGCGCCGAAATTCGGGCTCGATAACCTTATCTGCTTTGTGGATTACAATAAGATTCAGCTGGACGGCGCGGTAGAGGAGGTCATGCCGCTCGAAAGCCTGTTCATGAAGTTCCGTTCCTTCGGCTGGCATACGCAGCAGGTGAACGGGAACGATCCGGCGTCGATTTTTGCGGCGGTGGAGCTTGCAAAGAAGGAAGCGGGCCGCCCGAGCGCGATATTGCTCGACACCGTAAAGGGATATGGATGCAGCGAAATCGCGGCGCTCGGCTGCCTGAGCCACCATATGGATATGCCGGAAGACCTTGCGCGGCGCTGCATGGCGGAGCTCGAGGAGCAAATGAAACAATATGAATAG
- a CDS encoding sugar ABC transporter ATP-binding protein, with product MVLRGLSFAVKPGEVHVLLGENGAGKSTLMKILSGVYSLDSGEIYIDGKKVTIREPMHSIELGIGMVYQELSLVPELNVIENIWLGNLPKNKIGLVDWKTAKRKTREIFKKFDLPIEIEKKVSSFDLGIRQLVEIARVTSQNAKLIILDEPTSSLTKSETEKLFHTIKTLRNQGVSFIYITHRLEEVAQIGDCATVIRDGQTIGKTIYDLSSVSRKDLITAMVGRDLSEQYPKEPAMKNEVVYEVKNLSDKRNFSDVSFALHRGEVLGIAGLVGAGRSELLEALFGSRKVENGEVYLYGKPFVVKNSRHAIENGIGLVTKDRADGLLLHMPIYENVVVSTFKKYEKCGFRLKKKEIKDAEAYKKLLNIVSESVMQKVRNLSGGNQQKVAVAKWNCNETKIYLMDDPTRGVDVGAKVEIYKLINSITANGGAVLMVSSDMPELLGISDNIMVMQKGKVTAYVSAEESTQEFLLEKAVGSEEL from the coding sequence ATGGTTCTCCGCGGACTTAGTTTTGCCGTCAAACCCGGCGAAGTTCATGTCCTACTGGGAGAAAATGGTGCAGGGAAGTCTACTTTGATGAAAATACTGTCGGGGGTATATTCCCTGGACAGCGGGGAAATCTATATTGATGGAAAGAAAGTAACGATCAGAGAACCTATGCATTCCATTGAACTGGGAATTGGAATGGTATATCAGGAGCTCTCGCTTGTGCCGGAATTAAATGTGATAGAGAATATATGGCTTGGAAATTTGCCGAAAAATAAAATAGGACTTGTGGATTGGAAAACGGCAAAGAGGAAAACGCGCGAGATTTTTAAAAAATTCGACTTGCCAATCGAAATAGAAAAAAAGGTGTCATCGTTTGATCTTGGGATACGGCAGCTTGTTGAAATAGCACGGGTTACATCACAGAATGCAAAGCTGATTATTCTGGATGAGCCAACTTCGTCTCTGACTAAAAGCGAAACGGAAAAGCTATTCCACACAATCAAAACCTTGAGAAATCAGGGAGTTTCATTCATCTATATTACCCACAGGTTAGAAGAGGTGGCGCAAATTGGAGATTGCGCAACGGTAATCCGAGATGGCCAGACAATTGGAAAAACAATCTATGATTTGTCTTCGGTGAGCAGAAAGGATCTCATAACCGCTATGGTGGGAAGAGATTTAAGCGAGCAATATCCAAAGGAACCCGCAATGAAAAATGAAGTGGTTTACGAAGTAAAAAACCTTTCGGACAAAAGGAATTTTTCAGATGTTTCCTTTGCGCTTCATAGAGGGGAAGTGCTTGGGATAGCGGGGCTGGTAGGGGCTGGACGAAGCGAACTCTTGGAAGCGTTGTTTGGTTCGAGAAAGGTTGAAAACGGAGAGGTCTACCTATATGGGAAACCCTTCGTTGTAAAAAATTCGCGCCACGCTATCGAAAACGGAATCGGATTGGTTACAAAAGACAGGGCCGATGGACTCCTGCTGCATATGCCAATTTATGAAAACGTTGTAGTCAGTACATTCAAAAAGTATGAAAAATGCGGCTTTCGGCTAAAGAAAAAGGAAATAAAGGATGCTGAAGCCTATAAAAAGCTATTAAACATCGTCTCGGAATCCGTAATGCAAAAGGTACGCAACTTAAGCGGCGGAAACCAGCAAAAGGTAGCCGTTGCAAAATGGAACTGCAATGAGACGAAGATTTACCTGATGGACGATCCGACGAGGGGGGTCGATGTTGGTGCAAAGGTCGAAATATATAAGCTGATTAATTCGATTACCGCAAACGGCGGGGCAGTATTGATGGTGTCCTCCGATATGCCCGAGCTGTTAGGAATCTCGGACAACATTATGGTTATGCAAAAAGGGAAGGTTACTGCATATGTAAGTGCGGAAGAAAGCACGCAGGAATTCCTTCTGGAAAAAGCTGTTGGAAGTGAGGAATTATAA
- a CDS encoding transaldolase family protein produces MKELMLNCENSELLKKYMDIYPIDGITVNPKMVSRLKNLDFFDVVRTLRKTAGSKKLYVQVTSPIYEEILEEADLIRKAGGEETYVKIPANEIGIKAIKTLSARGYRTTATVVYSAGQGILALKAGASYVAPFYGPMLKAGIDAETEVRRMAVYRAASGCEGKILTAACRTFEQFGRAIAAGSDALTVDPGFLTQEMNVKPSIDILNDFICSWEETYGAGKKIIDMKSEVGSC; encoded by the coding sequence ATGAAAGAATTAATGTTGAACTGCGAAAATTCTGAGCTGCTGAAAAAATATATGGATATTTATCCGATCGACGGGATAACGGTGAATCCTAAAATGGTCTCGCGGCTGAAGAATCTTGATTTTTTTGATGTAGTCAGAACATTACGGAAAACGGCGGGATCCAAAAAACTCTACGTACAGGTGACGTCGCCTATTTATGAGGAAATTCTGGAAGAGGCGGACCTGATTCGGAAAGCGGGCGGTGAAGAAACATATGTTAAAATACCCGCAAATGAGATCGGGATTAAGGCTATCAAAACACTGAGCGCACGCGGCTATAGGACGACGGCGACAGTAGTATATTCGGCCGGACAGGGCATCTTAGCCTTGAAAGCAGGCGCCAGCTATGTAGCGCCGTTTTACGGTCCGATGCTGAAAGCCGGGATAGATGCGGAAACGGAAGTGCGCAGAATGGCCGTCTATAGAGCTGCCAGCGGATGCGAGGGCAAGATTCTTACTGCTGCCTGCAGGACGTTTGAACAATTTGGCAGAGCAATAGCAGCGGGGTCGGATGCGTTGACCGTAGACCCCGGATTTTTGACGCAGGAAATGAACGTGAAGCCCTCTATAGATATTTTGAATGATTTTATCTGTTCCTGGGAAGAAACTTACGGTGCGGGTAAAAAAATTATTGATATGAAAAGTGAGGTGGGATCATGCTGA
- a CDS encoding ABC transporter permease, which yields MEDLVRANKKRLVSSYLQRFSSVLILVVIIVVLAIANEKFFQFSNFTNIFKQTAILGVMALGQTICIITGGIDLSVGTVQSLSGVIMAVAATEWGVPTVVAIIMGLAAGTLCGFVSGVIIVKSGIPPFIMTMGMMTIAEGLALITTGGLIIKDLPEEMVFLGSESVMEIPTSIIVFAILAAVIWIVLSKTTLGRNVYAIGGNEQASRNSGIRAGGVRIAAHTICSLMASIAGLLMVGRLHSATGLMGSGSELNTVAAAALGGASLTGGVGKISGTVIGVFTIGILNNGLDLMNVSTFMQKVVLGAMIVIVVVFDTLRSKKILD from the coding sequence ATGGAAGACTTAGTAAGAGCAAACAAGAAGCGTTTGGTATCCAGCTACCTACAAAGATTCAGCTCAGTACTTATTTTGGTAGTCATTATCGTAGTATTGGCGATCGCCAATGAAAAATTTTTTCAATTTAGCAATTTTACAAATATTTTCAAACAGACGGCAATATTGGGCGTGATGGCCTTGGGACAAACGATTTGCATCATTACAGGCGGCATCGATTTATCCGTTGGAACCGTACAAAGCCTGAGCGGTGTCATCATGGCGGTTGCGGCGACAGAGTGGGGAGTTCCGACGGTCGTAGCCATTATTATGGGGCTTGCGGCCGGTACGCTGTGCGGGTTTGTAAGCGGCGTCATCATTGTAAAAAGCGGTATTCCGCCTTTTATCATGACAATGGGCATGATGACGATTGCGGAAGGCCTGGCACTGATTACAACGGGCGGCCTGATTATCAAGGATCTTCCGGAAGAGATGGTGTTCCTGGGTTCGGAAAGCGTTATGGAAATTCCCACCAGCATTATTGTTTTTGCGATACTTGCAGCCGTGATATGGATCGTATTGAGCAAGACTACGCTGGGACGGAATGTTTACGCGATCGGCGGCAACGAACAGGCTTCTCGGAATTCGGGAATTAGGGCCGGAGGAGTAAGGATTGCCGCGCATACTATCTGCTCCTTGATGGCGAGTATTGCCGGGCTGTTGATGGTCGGACGGCTACATTCGGCAACAGGCCTTATGGGAAGCGGATCTGAGTTGAACACAGTCGCGGCCGCGGCACTTGGGGGGGCCAGCCTGACTGGCGGTGTAGGAAAAATCAGCGGAACCGTCATCGGTGTCTTTACAATTGGCATCCTGAATAATGGACTGGATCTGATGAACGTATCCACGTTTATGCAGAAGGTTGTACTGGGTGCAATGATCGTAATCGTCGTTGTGTTTGACACGCTCCGCAGCAAGAAAATATTGGATTAA
- a CDS encoding acyl-CoA dehydrogenase: MDFTLSKSQQLMRELFKRFAEEEIAPIAREMDETEEYSQELLEKMQGIGLFGIPFSEKYGGGGADTMAYVLCMEEVSKADASTGVTISVHTSLCCSCINDYGTEEQKEKFLRPLIDGRKIGCFSLTEPNAGSDAGGQQTSAVLEGDEYVINGSKVFTTNSGFADTFIVFAVTDKAEGTDGISAFIVNRNTPGLFVSANIPRMGIRAASNCVVTFENMRVPAANRLKQEGMGYEIAMHALDGGRIGIGAQAVGIAQGALNEAMKYVKERKQFGRPVSAFQNTRFQLAEMQTKIDAARLMVWRAASMKDKKEDYASAAAMCKLFASDVANIVTRECVQLFGGYGYSREYPVERMMRDAKITEIYEGTSEVMKMVIYGTMKPR, encoded by the coding sequence ATGGATTTTACACTCAGTAAGTCACAGCAGCTCATGCGCGAGCTGTTTAAGCGCTTTGCGGAAGAAGAAATAGCGCCGATCGCGCGGGAAATGGATGAGACGGAAGAATATTCACAGGAGCTGCTCGAAAAGATGCAGGGCATCGGGTTGTTCGGGATACCGTTTTCGGAAAAGTACGGCGGCGGAGGAGCGGATACGATGGCATACGTTTTATGTATGGAGGAGGTCAGCAAAGCGGACGCGTCAACCGGAGTAACGATTTCGGTGCACACTTCCTTATGCTGTTCCTGTATCAATGATTACGGGACTGAGGAACAAAAGGAAAAATTTCTGCGCCCATTGATAGACGGCCGAAAAATCGGCTGCTTTTCCCTGACAGAACCCAATGCGGGCAGCGATGCGGGCGGGCAGCAGACAAGCGCCGTGCTGGAGGGCGATGAATATGTTATAAACGGATCCAAGGTTTTCACGACAAACTCGGGCTTTGCGGATACGTTCATCGTATTTGCGGTTACGGACAAAGCTGAGGGAACGGACGGAATCTCTGCATTTATCGTAAACCGGAATACGCCTGGGCTTTTTGTAAGCGCAAATATTCCGCGAATGGGCATACGAGCCGCTTCAAATTGCGTCGTGACCTTTGAGAATATGAGAGTTCCTGCGGCGAATCGGTTAAAGCAGGAGGGAATGGGCTATGAAATAGCAATGCATGCCCTTGATGGCGGAAGAATAGGCATCGGCGCACAAGCAGTTGGAATTGCGCAGGGCGCGCTCAATGAAGCGATGAAGTATGTGAAGGAACGGAAACAATTTGGACGGCCGGTAAGCGCTTTTCAGAATACCCGTTTTCAGCTTGCAGAGATGCAGACGAAAATTGATGCCGCAAGGCTGATGGTATGGCGTGCCGCGTCAATGAAGGACAAAAAAGAGGATTACGCATCCGCTGCGGCGATGTGCAAGCTGTTCGCTTCTGATGTGGCGAACATAGTGACGCGGGAATGCGTGCAGCTTTTCGGCGGGTATGGATATTCGCGTGAATATCCGGTGGAACGCATGATGCGCGACGCTAAGATTACAGAGATATATGAAGGCACCAGTGAAGTCATGAAAATGGTTATCTACGGCACCATGAAGCCAAGATAA